Part of the Anguilla rostrata isolate EN2019 chromosome 10, ASM1855537v3, whole genome shotgun sequence genome, CTGCCTTTGCTTTTGACCAGTTCTTTCTGCTGGTAATGTTTAAATTTAGCAATTAATGGCCTCGGCCCCTTATTGCTTTTGCTGCCCAGGCGATGCATGCGGTGGAACATGATGTTGTTAATCAACTCAGATGGAAGTTTTAAGGAGTTCAAAAAGAACTCCTTCAAAGTTTGCTCGGGGTTATTGGGATTGCTTTCTTTAATACCGGTAAAGATCAGATTGACGCACATGCTACGCGTCTGAATGTTGAGGACAGTTTcttttagaattttattttccccaatgACTTTATCCAATTTGCATTGCAATTCATTGACAGTACCTTTGAGTTGGTCATTGTCCTTCCGCAGATCGTCTACTTGTTTTTGGTTGAACTCCAGGCTTTCTTTAATGTCCAGAATATCTTGTCCTATTAAATCTAGTGTTTGTAGCTTTCCATTGAGTGATTGCAGGAGCTTCATCTCCCCTGTGACAGCGGTGGCTGTAGATGTGAACAGGTCGTCCGTATCGGTAGATGAGCAGcgggttttcatttttttctcctccggTGAATGGCTTTCCGCATCGGTCATTCTGACTAATACATTGTAGCGATTGTCAATAAAGCTCTCAAGTTCAGGTGGACAGTACTTGGCTCTTTGGTGCCGGCCAGATTTATCCGCGTTATGATGCTCTTTAGTTGAGAAAAAACATGCTAGTGCAGCCGGCTAGTCGCCGGTATCTAGCAGCAGCGTGCCGCCATGTTGGAATCACGGATGATCAATCTGCTTAGTGCTGCCTCCTTTGCCTCAGTCCTCCATGTTTACTCCTAAGGGCGTTGGCATCTTTCATGCGGTGGAGCTACTGAAGGGGTGCAGTGTCCGAACAGAGAGTGAAAGGGCATCTCAGGAGATAATAGCGGACAGCACCGACTGCCAACTTGATGATCAAACACTCCGTCTCCCCTGTGCTGTACTTTGCCTCCCGCTGTGACAGCTTccggctaatgtacagcaccGGGCGGTTGaccacctccacctcctggGACAAAATGGCCCCCAGCCCGCTGTTGGATGCATCCCTCTGCAGACAAAACGGGAGGGTAAAATGAGGTGTATATAGAAGCAGTTCACCATAGAGAGCCTGTTGaacccctttgcgcacatgccaaatctggccaatcctttcCCATTTTGAGGGTACACTATTTGACTTGAAAAATGGGTTAACTGacgcaagacatttgtaccatttacaatagtAGTCCTAATTATTAGTAATCTAATACTtagattattttatattcataatttaggaagaaataaagtgccacaaacgcaaatgtctaggcaaaaaatacaaaatgaattacctattttttaaataaaaatatatttccaaacaCTATTCAATTAAGTTAGTGCTCATCCGTGAGAAACGTACGGCCACGTTAGATATTGTCATTTAGGAAGCTATGCATTAACGTTAGTGCTTTGAACATTGTAAAAGTTCTTGGTCAACCCTATATCGTTACAACatagataaaatatatatatgacgttatattccatttgaaatgacGGCTTAAGTTAGTTAGGTTAGGTTGTATTTTTGTAGATTCCTGAAAGGAAATCCTGTTGTCATCACGACCTTACAATTAtgagtgtgaaataaacaatatcaCTTAATGgtaacaaatctgttatttccatGAATTTGTTAAATACCTGTCTGTGATGTGCATCAATACATTCTGAGTTGCACCCTTGCATTCTCTCACCTGAGCCTTAGAGACTTTTGGTGTTCATTACAATTTAGCAGATTATACAAACCATGCCAACATCCTCTTGAGTTATATTTCCCCAATAATTGAAAACGTCATCACACTACACGCAACACTTATAAAACACGTGTTGCAGAATGTTTTAAGTAATATGAAGAAACTTATTTACAATTATTTGTTGCACCCAAACCATGCACACTAGCTGATTTAGAATTTACCTGTTTCATTCATCTGAAAAAAGAGGTGGTAAATATACCAAGGTGGTAAAGTTTCAAGAATAACTCCCAATATGGCATatgatgaaatataaaaaaattctaataaatAGTAAAACATGTGTCAATGAGACTAATTTTTCATTGCCAGGTCTCTTTGGATGGTGAGAAAATCACCTATTCATTATGTGAATGCCCACGTGGGTCCTTTAAGTGCAGTCATGCTGCAGAACTGGCAATTTTTGCAATGCACAACATTGGGCGTACTGACATGGAGTGCCGATGGTGGAAAACTTCTACTACGAAGGAAGTGATGTCTATAAAAGACCTGTATCCTCCTAGAGAATACAAGGCTGTCGGCAGGGAGGTGACTGAGGAGGACCGGGCATGGCTGAGGGATCAGTTGGCAGGAAGATTTAGTGGGATTGGCTGGCTGCTGTCACCTGAACCTGAAGAGGAGCCCCAAGAACACAGTGTAGAGTCTGTGTCATTGCCATTGCCATTGCCACTGCCACAGATTCTTCAGCAGTTTGACCATCTGGGGGAGGAGGCAATATATACTGCTTTCACCCTCACAGAAGAGCAAGTGACCAACTTGCAGAGGTACACCATTGGCCTGCGGGACAACCCTCACTGGCATGACTTCCGCAAAGGGAGACTGACGGCAAGCAAATTTGAGAGTGTCATAAAAGCAAAGAATGTGTCCCCAGCGCTTGTCGACAGGATCCTCCTGGAGAAGTCTCTCGCGGGAGTCCTTGCTGTTCAGTGGGGCATCTCGAATGAAAAGGAGGGGATGAAAGCATTTGAACAGGCAACAGGGCTCAAAGTGGAGGACTCTGGCCTTTGGCTCACAAGATCAGGGATCCTGGGAGCTTCCCCTGATGGTCTTGTTGGAAAGGAAGAACTCCTCGAAGTCAAGTGCCCTTACCGGGAACGCAACATGACCATCGAGGAGGCCATTGCCAACAAAGATTTTTGTCTTCAGCAGGAGGGGGGCGGCATACTCACTGAAGACAAGCCATGTCTACTGGCACCGAGTGCAGGGTCAACTCCATGTAACTGGCCGATCCACCTGCTTCTTTGTTGTGTGGACCACAAAGCTGGCCATAGTTATTGCAATAGCCCGTGATGACACCTGGCAGGATAACATTGCAGCACTGGAGGGCTTCTTCAAGCATCACATGCTGCCCAGACTGGCTGCTGGACATGtatttctacgaccaacctaatgttatattgagtggcagaaagactgaATTACTGAATGGCAGCattagcgttcagcttgaatgccgcgagaacacaaaaaacacatcccGCCTTGAAGTACGACCAAGCGTCAAGGCTTTTGTATGCTGGTAAtggatcactgtcgagtccaactgcctttaatttaagcagataatcgtttgttttactccggGTTTCACAGTTTTCcctactaaaggcagccatgttgcAGCATGTTTTGCTACTCAGTCCGACTGAGGGGGCATATTCCGGTGTGAAAGTGACGTcagtgcataccctctattgtctgcaggtatgcccacatcagaagtcgcaCAATGATatgcaatgatatgcatcctcaagttcgacactaaactgcctgggtctacttcctacatttgtaaaggaaagcaataaaacagcgtaaaatattaacataatgaaataactaatcgaaaaatgaagggcgacgcattcattagaaggacaatatcagtcatgagaagcagggacgtgtgCTTACAATGAGATGAACGTGAAGTCTGATGTTGAACGTActtctattggatgggggggTTTTGCTTACACGGGTatcaaatatctaaatattgaagcaagcaacctaaaaacggtctggggtgcacacaaaagccccTTTAATCAACATCCACTTCCTTGATCAAGGGATTCTGTAAATTAACTAGGGCACAGCAAACTTGTACCACCACATCCGCAAATTTGGCATGTTATgcaaaattttaaacattttcaaacaagctTTTGCTCGCTCGACATGAATTTGATTCTTTGCTATATCATGGCAGATCTTGACCTCACTCTCCAATAGCTTTCCGTGGTGGGATGTTGAGGCTAACTTCTTGTGGCAAAATATCCGATTAAAAAACCTTTATCAGCCAGGATTAAGTGACCTAACTGGAAGTGTTCTAGAATACCAGATTTTTCGACGATGGCCTTGTCTGATGTTGACCCAGGGTACAGATCACTGCAGTATGTAATTACACCATTGGGTGCAACTCCTCGTAATAGCTTAAAAGAGTTCATCCCCCTGTATGATGAATACGTTGCTCTGTTCTTGTCCATCTGACTTGAAGCCTTAATCTTTATGTCAGTACAATCAATGATCATCCTGCAGTTTTGGAAGGAGTGGAAAGAAGCTGGCATACTGGTCTGATTTTTCTTCCGACTTGGGACCACATTAATTACCCCTTTAAATAGCAATTCATGGAGTGTTTGAGTGAATGTAGACACAATATTACtcactgtggctgtgctgcacTGGAATAACTCCCCCAGATGAACAGACAGGTAGTTCTGTCTGAGCTTAATTAATGTCATGAATATCTGGTCTTCTAATGACAGACATTCTACCCTCCACCCACTGTAGTAAGTTATTGTGTCCTGAAACCGCGCCACAAAACCCACAAGAGCCTGTAAGGCTCTTTTGTCTGGCAATCCTGTCTCTAATCTAATAACAGTTTTGGACAACTGGAAAGCAGAATACCGTTGCCTACAGTACTGCATCTTCTCATCTAGAGACTGGAGCTTGGCTTGTGCATCAGTAACCTCACTCTCTTCAATGATGGCTTGAACTTCAGGAGAAAATACCTTTGAAGGGGGATCACTTGAACCACTGCCGACTTCGCGAGCCTCAGTGAAATCGCTGCCCTTTTCAGGAGCATCACTTGAACCACTGCCGACTTCGCGAGCCTCACTTGATGGAGTACCATGCCAAGGAAACCAAAGAGGTCCCTTCTCCTTGCCCTTTGGAAAGTGACAGCTACAAAGCCTTGAGCTGCTACTGGGCCTCCTGTCAGCTCGTctaattgaaaacatgcagaccaacaaacaaaaaataaaaaatattagacATACTGTGCAATACTTGAACACATTGTCAAAATCATTAATTGTCTGCTTAATTAGGCTAACAGTTTTGATAATAAACGTTTATTCACGTGTCAATGTCTGctgtaaatacacaaaatattgCCTTGTCCAGTACAATTTTTCTACCGTCTGTTATGATGCCAATTTTTCACGAAACGAGGCGGTTTAACCTTTAGATTTCATAAAGTCACTGACAATTTTCCATATAGAACTGCATCACACCGACCAAATAGAAAGGTCATTATCCTGACATTACATAACACAGATATTTGACATTTCATTATGTGTCACCATAGCGATTGCATTTACTAAAGTGACTTTACCCTCctgcatatgcatatgttttATTTGGTTATCTATGTCCAGCACTTGTGCACTTCAGTGATGTGAAACTCTAAAACGGGTCAATTTAAAATTCAAGTTGTTTGCTTGgcatacattttcaaacaagGATGACCAATTAATTCAGAATTTAGGATAATACAGTGGCAGTTTTAGTTTCTTAGCAAAGCATACTTGAgcagttttcaaaataaataaatatacactgtTGGAAATGTCTGATTGTTCTAGGTGGTCCAATTTTTAGGTGATTATTTTTAACGTTATTACATTTTAGCTggatatttgcattttcaacacTAACGTTACAGCTTTTCTCGCTAGTAAAACGATAAATTTAGTGTCCACTTACCGTACAAGTCTAGTCCAAATTTGCTTCTGCTCCTCGTGCGTTGGAAATCGGAAGAAGGAACAGGCATCCACATCAGACTCGTGGTTGCAGCCCGGGGCAAAGCACCGCACCATCTTGGCGAACACCCAGCTAACGTTTGTAATATCCTAAGCTAagttttacaaatataaaataactacCTAATAATAACTATAGCTATAAAATCGATAATCTataacatagctagctagctaaatatttatacacagtaaaagttactagctaacgttagcaagaaaaaaaacctagtCAGCTAGTAGTAGTAGCTATtgaaagaacaagaaaatgcaaatatgtacaGATATAAAATTGGAAAAATCTAAAAGTTGGAAAAGTCTAAAATTGGAAAAATCTAAAAATTGGAAACATCTAAAAATTGCAATTGAAATGGCGCTAAAAGGAAGTGTGTAGATGGATCTGGTTATGCGAGACTAATATCAAACTCAATGACACTAGAAGTAGAAGGGGGCAAGGACATCTGAGTCATGATGATATAAGCGTGCGTCGGGAGCACAGTGGTATGTGTAGCTCCTTAGCGTACTAAACGTACACAACGTTGTACCTTGTACTTCTTATGGGTCAatcgtgctgctgatattatatttcatgagtcataTATGTCATGAGTACCACATACCAATAGCTAACTGGTTCCCGACTTTTAACTAAAAATATCGCTTATTGAaaatttccccattcattttcccattgacaaatttgcgggacaacgaggggagtggcttggtgacgtttTCACTTACAAGAGCTTGTACAAATACAAGGTACAACGTTGTGTACATTTAGTACGCTTAGGAACTACACATACCGGTACTGTGCTCACGACGCACGTTTATATCGTCACGGCTCAGCTGGAGCACGCTTGCGCCCTTCTACTTCTAATGTCACTTTGATAtcgtatttcaatttaaaattactggaaataacagatttgttactattaagttatattgtttatttcacatcataattgtatggtcgtgatgacaacaggatttcctttcagggatctataaagtacaaccatagaccgtataaaagagTAGCCTAAAACCTAACCTAACTAACTTAAGacgtaatttcaaatggaatataacgtcatatatatttttatcacaacacaacaacaatatagccagcatggttttcgataaattaccgacaatatatttactacttactatgttttaataaaactatttattagaaattgtcTAGGCCTATCTCTTGTCTACTGCACCTGTTGAAGTGCACTGTGGttctgattttcacaatgtgtgtattccttTGTAAGTGCTGTAAGCAGACTGAAAGTCTATGTTACACCGAAGCCTTGCGAAATGAAGTTTCGTTACattgtgtactgtacagcatatggtttgtaatgacaaataaacctgactttgacagctagctagctacctgctgatccagccattcctaacgttaacgttagctaactgaAACTTTATAAACAatatctttcatgctggcgCTAACAGACCCGCTAATCTACTCTGGCTGTATATGACCTGCTCTACATGgttggatttggaatgattttctcccttcttaacattattgtcctgaccattgaaaaaatgcattacgCTAACCAGTGACACCGCATTTGTCATGGTTATAGCTAGCTATCCACCGGTGTTGGGTGCAGTTGGCCCTATCTGCTGGTCcagagtcagttattttcttctcctactaatggttaaagttaggacctgggaagggaaatatgatcccagaccagcagttaggGGCAGCCAAGGCACCACGGGTAGACTTACAGGCACACGTGTTTGTGACGTGTATCCGTGCGACTGGATTgatttagtgtagttcaggaccaCCAGCACATCGTAAATCGACATAAATCGGTTTTTTTCCCCgcagagattgaaataaatataaccaagcACATGCTACGGTAGAGAATGACGGtcgctatagatattttacaatcaatgattttttaaaagtcaataggattttaacattgggctgtgatgtcacgaaccagacgccccctggaggcaattTGACGTACAAGCTCAATACCACACGTgtcgtttacggcgttgtcgccctttttactACAtactggcttgattgacaattcatttattcagtaggtgagagtttaagctttctaacgatgtataacatgtctaattttgcttttggaatagcgttttataggtcagcttaaccaaaaattttcttatcatcgcattcactctgtggtagccgGAAAAGACGCTGTTATCAttactctggttttattatttttttaaatgaactgacggtgtgaagacagtagtagacagagcgcgccaggttacagttgaCTAACcacgatgtactgtatgtcttgtgatttcaggtgagtgACGACGACttctaaatgtgcacaaaagtgatattgcattagtacagtggatgtataagaatgctaggatgtcaatgatgctagtagagtgtgtgtatgagatcactaaatgttaggaaatacaagtacatgcttatATCATGTAGTCCCTAGCTAACTGTCTAGTTAGCCCCACAGccccatagacatatatacgtCTATGGTTAGGcccactgtagcaagctagaagTTAGAAATGTCcgtttgtaatcagtaatatgtgcttacgtgtgaatgtccagtagaagtgtgtttagctatggtgagaataatgtgttgagtGGAATATGAGAATTgctaactttattttattgagaatatatgaCAATAGATAATAGATCCCTGTGGACAGAGTGTTATGTggcgcagcagcagtgaactttgtataggctctgtgtagaggaggagctctgtgtgtggctggcctatCACGGAACGATGTGGACACTGGACACAGGTACCCAATGAGGATTTTCCTTCATCATGAGTACGGataatgacacattttactcaGATGGTACTTGTGCTTGTAAAAAGTACATTACCCGTACCGGATACTCGTTTCGTCCGAGTATTCGGCTCAACCCTAatatggacacacagaggacaacaaataatgttacagaggtgaggacatgccatagctagctagctatatagttagccaagttttactcatgacactttgtacaggtgcgttGTTGGTTTgcacggtttcgtgcttgtttcttgatagaatcattgtttttatagaattaacgaccagaggtttttgcttaacaacggtgaaAATAGAACtagaaaatattctttcaccactcaaaaatcgtattccgtcatagcaacaagataaacccaacaatagccctaagatatgccaatacagcattgaaaacgctgctcactgaataacaaaataaacaagacaaagttttcaaaaatgataccatgtcattctacagtcaatatctggaactaaatattgaataaatatacaaccttaccattggttttacatgtagagatgtcccttttgagactgagtggccCGTTAGTGAAATATACaagcatttgtgacgcctgggtacctttctatatttaagaacatttaacttataagcaaacaaataaaaataaacacacaaagaactttttagataaaaaaatgtaaaatatgatattaaattaaatatatatattaacaccatctttaagtgtatgaaatcaaaataacaccacaccttgcttttactcctttcttttccagccatctataaaaacttaattaaaaaaaattagttttccagtttcaaacatagatttttataaattattattaaattattattgttgttgttgatattaatttgttattattgtttcttagtatctattctcagtaaattaattatattttcttattttattcctactacatgatctcaaagagtaagactttatctagtgagcttccctgtccataagaatttggcgatgaaaataactacaatatgctctgacgcgtgactagatgacacactcgctcgcaataacgcattagcagttgacacagcctcattatttcatattatatattctcagtaagttaaataaattatattttcttattttatttctactacatgatcttaaagagtaagacattatctagcggagctaatgagtgaatcaagtgtaatgTTAGATGAAATTatattgactggatgaaatacgtgaaaaatacaatgcgctttcgtgcaggttacccgcgctaactgttggttgattcacttctccaacagcaatccttctctcatgttatcacgacaaagctagataacatggcttaaaatgatccacgttagaagtgttttatcagcgTTTTTTCTGTCTGgatagcttgctacgatgacgcgtgactagatgacacactcgcttgcaataacgcgttggctattgacacagcatcatatagtagctaatatcattatctcagataaaaaaacaaatgtgtgatgcattcaatcaccattttattttggctggttatttatttgagaatacagcgatgtcctggaaatgtagatcctacgctgcttatgtgctcactgccacttcatagaggcttgctagccagctgcaagtgaaccaaatatgttagctagctctctcgcttgataatgaggattgataaacatagtggtcgtataaacgcatttaattaaaaactttcactaaatatacatacctttattgcggcaattgaatctgtgcagacaagtcttgcagtggagaatactggatgaggcacgagtgacaaacgtcttattacaaaagtagcgcgtcagctgctgcagttcacacttgtattagagctccctctactggatatttctagtaaatagcaattacaacgttcaaacagacaagtacagataaataatcaatgtttttttttgtttattatacttatttaaaaatcgggacacatcggctgcataactgccaaTCCCGacgtcgtcaaaaaagtcaaataatggccgatatatcgaccaaaccgatatatcggtcgggctctagtcaCCATAGATGATTACATCATCCAAGTAGGCCACAGCATATGGAGAGTGGGGCCACAGCATCCAATCCATGAGGCGTTGGAACGTAGCGGTGGCCGTGAACAGCCCGAAAGAAAGGGTGACAAATTGGTACAACCCATATGGAGTGAAGAAGGCCATTTTTTCTTTAGACTCAACGGTAAATCCAGCATTGTGAAAAAACGAGCAGTGCCCAGCCGGTCCAGGAGGTTGTCGACCCTAGGCATGGGATAAGCATCGAAGCATGAGACATCATTCACCTTGCGATAATCAACACAGAAGTGCGCAGGCCCATCCTGCTTAGGCACAAGCAGAATGGGGCTGCTCCACGCACTGTTTGATTCTTCTGTCACTCCCATCTCTAACACAGTCTGCAATTCTGCCTGCACAGttttaacataatgtaacataacataacgtaagatgagaacaggccattcagcccaacactgctcgtctattcctaccactaaactgtacttaatgtttAGTTTACCTtaaagctagatagtatctaacactgtatcaagccaggccttgaatacccccagtgtttctgcctccactacatgttcaggcaagctattccacacattgaccactctctgtgtgaaaaaatatttcctaatgtctgtgtgtgaaatttaccatttgccagtttccatttatgccccctcgttctgctaactgaactcaacttgaataatttcctgtagttcactttgttaatccatttaataaattcaaatgcctcaatcaaatctcccctaagtctccttttacttaGCTTGAATAGTCCAAGCATCTcaagcctttcctcataacacttatcttttatacccagaatcaatctggttgcctgtctttggaccttttccagcgcctctatatctttcttgtagtacggcccctagaactgcacacaatactctaagtgtggtctgacaagggtaTTGTATAGGGTGAGTATGATCTCCTTAGATTTATATTCAATACTTCtggctatgtatcccagcatcctgttgtcttttttttttttttactgctacagcacattgaccagaccctgataggctttgatcaactattactcccaagtctttttgtacatgtgcacattctaattttgtaccacccataaagtaatcctgccctatgtttttattctccacatgtagaactttacatttagttatattgaatttcatttgccaggtttctgctcacttctggattctgtttaaatcttcttggattactttagtagattccaaactgttggctaaacctcccagtttttattcatctgcaaatttaactagtgtactttcaatgtccgtgtcaaggtcatttatgtaaatgaggaagagccGTGGACCAAGCACCGGCCCCTGtggaactccacttcccacaataccctgctcagataagatccctcctactactacccTTTGTGTTCTATCCGTAACCAGTTCcgaacccactctgaaatgcctcttgtaattcctactgtccttattttgataatga contains:
- the LOC135233686 gene encoding uncharacterized protein LOC135233686, whose protein sequence is MVRCFAPGCNHESDVDACSFFRFPTHEEQKQIWTRLVRRADRRPSSSSRLCSCHFPKGKEKGPLWFPWHGTPSSEAREVGSGSSDAPEKGSDFTEAREVGSGSSDPPSKVFSPEVQAIIEESEVTDAQAKLQSLDEKMQYCRQRYSAFQLSKTVIRLETGLPDKRALQALVGFVARFQDTITYYSGWRVECLSLEDQIFMTLIKLRQNYLSVHLGELFQCSTATVSNIVSTFTQTLHELLFKGVINVVPSRKKNQTSMPASFHSFQNCRMIIDCTDIKIKASSQMDKNRATYSSYRGMNSFKLLRGVAPNGVITYCSDLYPGSTSDKAIVEKSGILEHFQLGHLILADKGFLIGYFATRS